One genomic segment of Alicycliphilus denitrificans K601 includes these proteins:
- a CDS encoding GntR family transcriptional regulator yields MPQTRDASSVERLYLELRERAMRYDFRPGARINEQALGREFGVSRPPLREALNRLVAEGFLDFVMNKGFFRKAISVEELYNLYQVRIALERRALFLAVQNATDAEIESLRAYWDGVMAHASGMSIGDLLLADEEFHRRLTAMSHNKELSQFLEQVTRRIHVARHIDLEQSDWNARAFNAHAQLLDLLQARKLEPALLALSEHIDLSLKRAVQITKEMVAKFFLQDQTWSSGQAAAESSGPNGTAKAR; encoded by the coding sequence GTGCCACAGACACGCGATGCCAGCAGTGTCGAGCGCCTGTACCTCGAACTGCGCGAACGCGCCATGCGCTACGACTTCCGTCCCGGCGCGCGCATCAACGAGCAGGCGCTGGGCCGGGAGTTCGGCGTGAGCCGCCCGCCGCTGCGCGAAGCCCTGAACCGCCTGGTGGCCGAAGGCTTCCTCGACTTCGTGATGAACAAGGGGTTCTTCCGCAAGGCCATCAGCGTGGAGGAGCTCTACAACCTCTACCAGGTCCGCATCGCGCTGGAGCGCCGCGCGCTGTTCCTGGCGGTGCAGAACGCCACCGACGCGGAGATCGAGAGCCTGCGCGCCTACTGGGACGGCGTGATGGCCCATGCGTCCGGCATGTCCATTGGCGACCTGCTGCTGGCCGACGAGGAATTCCACCGCCGCCTCACCGCCATGTCGCACAACAAGGAGCTGAGCCAGTTCCTGGAGCAGGTGACCCGCCGCATCCACGTGGCGCGGCACATCGACTTGGAGCAATCCGACTGGAACGCGCGCGCCTTCAATGCCCACGCGCAACTGCTGGACCTGCTGCAGGCCCGCAAGCTCGAACCCGCGCTGCTGGCGCTGAGCGAGCACATCGACCTGAGCCTCAAGCGCGCCGTGCAGATCACCAAGGAAATGGTCGCCAAGTTCTTTCTGCAAGACCAGACCTGGTCATCCGGGCAGGCAGCCGCGGAGTCCTCCGGCCCAAACGGGACCGCAAAAGCCAGGTGA